In Pseudomonas abieticivorans, the genomic window GGCGGATGCGGCGCTGACGTACCTTGAGGCGCACCACCAGGACGTCTCGTTGCTGTTGACGGATATCCTGATGCCCGGCGCACTCAATGGTGCGGATTTGGCCAATCGGGTCGAAGAGCGCTGGCCCCAAATGCCGGTCTTGATCACCTCGGGCCACGAGACGCCGGAAAGCTCGGGGGTGAAAAAGTCGGTGGCGTTCGTGCGCAAGCCCTGGACCATCGGTCAGATGCTGGGCGGGGTGGAAGATGCCCTAAATGGCCAGCCCCCATTGACTGAGGCTGGCCTGGTAGCGAGGTGATCAGCCCTGGTGGGCGGTAGTAATTTTAAGCGTGTCGGTGTAAGTCACCCGCACGCTCTGGCCGACTTTCAGGTCTTTGAGCTTGGCCTGGATCTTTGGGTTTTTCACCGCCACCACCTTGGAGTTGCCCGCTGGGCCTTCGAAGGTCACCTCGTGTTTTTTCAGGTCGATATGGGTGATCTTCAACTGCACCCGCACCTGCCGATACGCCTCCCCGCCCGGGTGGGGGTTGTCGGCGGTGGCCCGCACCACGCCCTCGCGCGCGCTGGAATCGGGTGGCGACTTATCGACGTCGGTGTCCAGCGCGGCGGCCACGGAGTGGGTCACCAGCACCTGCACCTGGTCGCCCACGTTCAAGTGGCCAAGGTCCTTGGCCTGATCGCTCAATTGTACCGGTATCTGCGCGCCCTGGGCGCCTTCCAGCGTCACCTGGTGCTTGGCCGCGTCCACGGCTAGCACCTTGGTGGTCAATTGGTTGGCCTCCACGGCCGCCGACAGCGGAATATCCTCGGCGTGGGCGCTGAGGCTGGCGGCCGACATCAAGGTGGCCAAGGCAATGGCCTTGTGCAGTGCGTTGAGTTTTTTCATGGCAGACGTTCCTTGTGGTGTTCAAAGCATGAAGGTCGGGATGACCGGAATGAAGGACAGCCGAAAGTTCCAGCGGCTGCTGATCTGATCGTCCGGGTGGATGACCGAGTATTGGATTTCGCCCGAGATGCGTACCGGCAGCTTGCCGAAGTTGAAGATGCGCCCGGCACCCAGGCCGACCGGGAACGTGACTTTCTGGCCACCGTCGGCTTTCCAGTTGACGGTGACGTTGGGGGTCATGCCGACGCGCCATTGCGCGTCGCCGGGAATGTTGCGCTGGATGAAATACTGGATGTTGGTCAGGCTGACGTCCTTGCGCTGGCTGTCACCGCCCACCGACCACCAATGTTGCGGGAACACGCCCAGGGTCCAGTCCGGCCCCAGGTAGGCGGCGACGAACGCCGGGCCCAGGGAATATTTACCGGTGCCCAGCACGTCTTCCTCGGCGGTGGGGAACATGGCGGTGGGGCCCACGCCCCAGACCAGTTTGCCGCCGCCGTCAAAGTGGATCGGCTGCTTGGGTGAAAATACCCCCACGTACGCCAGGTCGCCCAAGCCGCTGGTGCGGTCGAACGGGTCCTGGATGATCGAGGGGAAATCCCGGTCGGCCAGCACCTCGTAGGGGCTCATGCCGATCAGGTCGCCGGCCTTGCGGTTCACCGGCGCGCTGACGTAGCTGATGGGGATGCGGTTGATCAGGTTCCAGTCCTCGCCGATGGAAATCGGGAACGTGGGCATGAAGCTGTATTTACCCAGGTAGCGGGTACCGTTGCTGTGGGGGCCCTTGAGTGCGGTGTAGTCGAACTGGTTGAACAGCAGCACCAGGTTGCCGACCGGGTTGTCCATGAGTTTGGAGATTTGCTCGGTGGACGGTTGGCAACCGGCTTTAACCACCTCCTTGAGGTCGATGTCGAAGTTGTTCTGTAACTGATGGCAGCGCTCCGGGTCGGCGTTTGCCGGCGCAGGCTGGCTGCCCAACTCGGGCAGGGTGCCGGCAGCATTGGCCACCGCAGCAGTCAAGGACAGGCTGAGGCACATCGCCGCGCGGTTCATTGGTACTTGATCACGATGCCCTTGAGCTTGCGGCCGTCGATGGTGCGTACGTCGCGGTCCCACAGTGGGCCGCTGACGTCCACGATCACCTCGCCCAGGCAACAAGCGAGCAAGGGCGCCTTGAAACGGCTAGACAAAGGCAGGTTGCAGGCTGACATTTTCGAATCCCTCCGAAGGTTTCCAGTAAGTTACACAACAGGCTCACTGACCTTAGCAAAGGATTGATGGGTTGCCAGTCAGCGCGCCTGCGCTAACGCACGGGTCGCTTTGGCCGTCTGCCGACGACCGAGATCAGTCGCTGCTGTCGATCGAGGCGGCGCGATGTTGCGCCCCCCGATACAGGCGCTCAAGCAGTGGTTGCTGGCTCAGTCTTGTGCCTGAACCTGTGCCTGCTGCTGGCGATACTCCATGATGCGCGGCAGTTTTTCTTCGATCCAATCGGCCATGCCTTCCACCAGTTCGGCAGCTTCGCAACCCAGTGGCGTGAGGCTGTATTCAACGTGGGGCGGCACCACCGGCAGCGAAACGCGATTGACCAGGCCATCGCCTTCCAGCCCTTGCAGGGTTTGCGCGAGCATTTTCTCGCTGACCCCGCCGATCTTGCGGCGCAGGTCGCTGAAGCGGTGCATGCCACCCAGCAAAATCACCAGCACCAGCACGCCCCAACGGCTGGTCATGTGCTTGAGCACGTCGCGGGACGGGCAGTTGGCGTCCATTAATTCGCCGCGGCGGGCCATTACAGAGAAAGGGGCGGGACGAAAATCCTCAGGGGCGCTCATGATACTTACCTTTTTGTACGTACTTACTATTGGTTAGCTTAGGGTTTAGGGTGGCGTTTCTTTCACAGTCAATCAAGGTATTTATTCATGATCGCTATCACCGGTGCTACAGGGCAGTTGGGTCGTCTGGTCATTACTGAACTGCTGGGGCGCGTGCCCGCGACCGACGTGGTGGCCTTGGTGCGTGACCCGGCCAAGGCCCAGGACCTCGCCGCCCAAGGCGTGACAGTGCGCCCCTTTGACTACAACCAGCCCGCCAGCCTGGCCGAGGCACTGGCCGGCGTCGACCGCTTGCTGTTGGTTTCCTCCAACGAAATCGGCCAGCGCGGGCAGCAACACAAGGCCGTGATCCAGGCCGCCAAACAGGCCGGGGTCAAGCTTGTGGCCTACACCAGCGTGCTGCACGCCGACACCTCAAGCCTGGGCTTGGCTGCCGAGCATCTGGAAACCGAACGGGCGCTGAGCCAATCGGGCATCCCCCACGTGCTGTTGCGCAACGGTTGGTACAACGAAAACTACACGG contains:
- a CDS encoding response regulator yields the protein METLNMTVPSMDRTARPAGLILVVEDEAIIRDFVCEILQEEGFATHAEETADAALTYLEAHHQDVSLLLTDILMPGALNGADLANRVEERWPQMPVLITSGHETPESSGVKKSVAFVRKPWTIGQMLGGVEDALNGQPPLTEAGLVAR
- a CDS encoding winged helix-turn-helix transcriptional regulator, which codes for MSAPEDFRPAPFSVMARRGELMDANCPSRDVLKHMTSRWGVLVLVILLGGMHRFSDLRRKIGGVSEKMLAQTLQGLEGDGLVNRVSLPVVPPHVEYSLTPLGCEAAELVEGMADWIEEKLPRIMEYRQQQAQVQAQD
- a CDS encoding SDR family oxidoreductase, yielding MIAITGATGQLGRLVITELLGRVPATDVVALVRDPAKAQDLAAQGVTVRPFDYNQPASLAEALAGVDRLLLVSSNEIGQRGQQHKAVIQAAKQAGVKLVAYTSVLHADTSSLGLAAEHLETERALSQSGIPHVLLRNGWYNENYTAGIPSALEHGALLGAAGEGKIASAARADYAAAAAVVLTSEGQAGKVYELAGDQAYTLAELAAHVAQQSGKRVVYNNLPQADYRAVLIQVGLPQVIAELLSDSDAAAAKGALFDGAKQLSRLIGRPTTPIADSVGQALKV
- a CDS encoding transporter, giving the protein MNRAAMCLSLSLTAAVANAAGTLPELGSQPAPANADPERCHQLQNNFDIDLKEVVKAGCQPSTEQISKLMDNPVGNLVLLFNQFDYTALKGPHSNGTRYLGKYSFMPTFPISIGEDWNLINRIPISYVSAPVNRKAGDLIGMSPYEVLADRDFPSIIQDPFDRTSGLGDLAYVGVFSPKQPIHFDGGGKLVWGVGPTAMFPTAEEDVLGTGKYSLGPAFVAAYLGPDWTLGVFPQHWWSVGGDSQRKDVSLTNIQYFIQRNIPGDAQWRVGMTPNVTVNWKADGGQKVTFPVGLGAGRIFNFGKLPVRISGEIQYSVIHPDDQISSRWNFRLSFIPVIPTFML